TTGAGAAAATACTTCAATTCCTACAAATGAAGCAGCAAAAACAAGGATAAAAGACCATGAAAGTGTAGCAAAGGGACTACCCATATCAAATTTAGAAACATAGGCACTTAACCCAAGAGTATCTATGGAGATTTGATAGAATATCAGTAAAATAAGAGAAGTAACTATACTGTATAATGGGGGTAAAAACATGATTGGCAGACTAAACAAGCCAACTGCACCAAGCATCTGTAATATTCCCCAATCAAAGGATCTTTTAACTAATAAAATTCCCACAAATCCAAAAAGAAATAAAATTACATAGCGTTTTACAAAATGAAAGAGGGTTTTCTTTAATCCAAAACGAGAAAGTCTCGCATTTAGAGAAATGCGATATGCCATACCCATGGCAAATAGAAACATTGGAGCTACCAAGTCAGGGAATTGATAGCCATTCCATGGAGAGTGTTTTAACCAGTTTGGCACATTGCTATAGGAAGATAGGGAATTAACAAGTATCATTAAAAACAGAGCAAGCCCACGGAAATGATCAAGAGATGATAATCGTTTTCTCTTTTTCTTTCTTGTTATAAGTTGATTGTTGTTTTCCATGCCTTTTCCTTCATAAACTTCATTTTTAAAACCCATTTTTAATTATTATATAATAATTATCCTATTGATACGCCTTAATAACTTCTAATCATTTTCATTAAATTTATTTATGCTTCTTAGATCTATTCATATCTCTCTTAACAAAATTTGACCTAACCCTGTTTTTATGGTATAAAGAGATGGAAACCACACGTCCTGGATTTTCTTCATGGTGCTTCCAAATGTGGAAGTCTGAAGAAAAGATGAAGGGACGGAGGAAAAACCTAAAGGAGGTAAAAGATGCAGGTAACCATGAAACAACTCCTTGAAGTAGGAGCACATTTTGGTCATCAAACCAAGAGATGGAATCCCAAGATGAAGAAGTACATATTTATGGAGAGAAATGGGATTCACATATTTGATTTAAGATATACCCTTGAAGCAATTGAAAGGGCATGTGAGTATGTCTCCAATATTGTAAGAGAAGGTGAAATAATTATCTTTGTTGGAACAAAGAAACAGGCTCAGGATATCGTAAAAGAAGAGGCAGAGAGATGTGGCATGTACTATGTTAATCAGAGATGGGTTGGTGGACTTCTCACAAACTTTTCTGAAATTAGAAAAAGGATAGATAGACTTGAGGAGCTAATAAGAATGGATGAGAGAGGAGATATAGATAAGCTTCCACTTAAAGAGGCAAAGAAATTAAGGAGGGAGAAGAGAAAACTCTTAAGATTCTTTGGAGGTTTGAGAGGAATACCAAAAATACCAAGAGCAATATTTGTAACAGATACAAAGAAGGACAGAAATGCAATACTTGAGGCAAGGAAAAAGGGTGTTACAGTTATAGCGATGGTTGATACAAACTGCGATCCTGACGATGCAGATATTCCAATCCCTTCCAACGATGATGCAATAAGAGCTATAAGGCTTATAACAGGCGCCATTGCAGATGCAGTGATAGAGGGAAGAGAGGGAAAGATTATAGAAGAGGAAAAGAAACCCGAGGAGAAGGTAGAAGAGATGTTCCTTACAAGTGAAGAAGAGATAAAGGAATTCATGGAGGAGGGGAAAGAAGAGGGTGAAGCATCTGAAGAAGACAATAAAGAAGAGATAAAGGAGGAGAAGAATGAAGATTAGTATGGATCTAATTAAAGAATTAAGGGAAAAAACAGGAGCAGGAGTTTCCCATTGCAAGGAAGCTCTTGTGGAAACCGGTGGAGATATAGAGAAAGCTATTGAGTATTTGAGGAAGAAGGGACTCGCAAGGGCAGAAAAGAAGATGGGTAGAGTGGCAAAGGAAGGAATTGTCCACTCATATATCCATCTTGGGGGAAAGATCGGAGTCATGATAGAACTTAACTGCGAAACAGATTTTGTTGCAAGGACAGATGATTTTAAGAAACTGGCAAATGAACTATGTCTTCAAATTGCCTTTGATGCACCAGAATATATAAGTAGAGAGGATGTTCCAAAGGAGGTTATTGAAAAGGAGAAGGAGATAATTAGAGAGCAACTTAAAGAGATGAATAAACCACCTCACATAATTGAGAAGATAATAGAGGGGAAACTCAATGATTTTTATTCAAAACACTGTCTACTTGAACTTCCCTATATAAGGGATGAAAAGATAAAAGTTCAGGATCTTATAAAGGAGTACATCTCAAAACTTGGAGAAAACATAGTTGTGAAAAGATTTGTGAGATTTCAAATTGGAGAAGAATAATCTATGTCGTATAAGAGGATACTCCTTAAAATATCTGGAGAATCACTTTTAGGAGAAAAGAAGTTTGGCGTAGATTTAAAGTTTCTTGAATACATTGGAAAGCAGATAAAGAGAATTAAAGAAAGAGGAGTTCAGGTTGCAATTGTTGTAGGTGGAGGAAACATATGGAGAGGCAGTGAATGGGAAAAAATGGGTATGGATAGATCAACTGCTGATTACATAGGGATGCTTGCCACTGTAATGAATGCACTGGCACTCCAATCAGTGCTTGAGAAGATGGGGCTTATTGTAAGGGTTCAATCTGCAATAAATATAATGGAGGTCTGCGAACCTTACATAAGAAGAAAAGCTGTAAGACATCTTGAAAAGGGAAGAATTGTGATATTTGCAGCAGGGACAGGAAATCCCTTCTTTACAACAGATACGGCAGCTGCCTTAAGGGCAGCAGAGATTGGAGCAGATGTAATTCTTAAGGCAACAAATGTTGATGGTGTGTATTCAGAGGATCCTCATAAACACAAAGAGGCAAAACTATTAAAAGAGATAACATTTACAGAGTTTCTTGCAAAAAATTTAAGAGCACTTGACCCCACTGCGATCTCCCTATCAAGGGATAGTAAAATTCCAGTTATTGTGTTTAACATTAAAAAACCAGATTCAATTTATAAAGCTGTGTTTGAAAGAGAAGGAACAATTATAAAGGGAGGTTAAAAATGAAGGAGCTTATAAGAGAAACAGAGAGAAGAATGAAGAAGGTGGAGAAAAACCTTCTTGAGGAATTTAGTAAAATAAGGCTTGGCAAGGCAAATCCTGTAATCCTTGAAGAAATCAAGGTTGAATACTATGGCCAGCATGTTCCTTTAAATCAGGTTGCAAGTATAAATGTTGTAAACCCCCAAACTGTCATTGTAGAACCATGGGATAAAAATGTTATTAAGGATGTGGAAAAGGCAATACAACAGGCAAATCTCGGATTGAATCCTCAACTTGAAGGAAACATAATAAAAATCTTCTTCCCACCTCTATCTGAAGAGAGAAGGCAGGAACTTGTGAAACTTGTAAAGAAGCTCACTGAAGAGAGGAGAATATCCATAAGAAATATAAGAAGAGATGCAATAGAGGAGATAAGGAAGGCAGAGAAGGATAAAAAAATCTCTGAAGATGAAAGTCATAGATATCAAGAGGAAATTCAGAAGTTAACAGATAAGTACAATGAAATTTTATCAAAGCACGAGAAGGCAAAGGAAAAGGATATTCTGGGATAAAGGGTGTACATTATAGAAATACTAAAGGGCAAATGTAATAAATGTAGGGAATGCCTGAAGGATTGCCCAGTTGAGGCGATAGTCGAAAGAGAAGATGGGTTTAAGATAAATTTAAATAGGTGTATATACTGCGGAATATGTATAAAAGAGTGTCCGGAGGGAGCAATAGTTGAAAGAGAAGTATAAATTACCAGAACATGTTGCAATAATAATGGATGGAAATGGAAGATGGGCAACAAAGCGTGGCCTCCCAAGGGTTTTTGGCCATAGAGAGGGAGTAAAAGCTGTAAAGAGAACAGTTAAATTTTCGCATGAAATTGGAATAAAAACGCTTTCTCTTTTTTCCTTTTCAACAGAAAACTGGAAAAGGCCAAAGGATGAGGTGATGTTCCTTATGAATCTCTTTAAAGAAACGATAGATAGAGAGTTTGATGAATTGATAGAGAAGGGGGTAAGAATAAAATTTTTATCAAAGAGAGAGGGGATACCAGATTTTGTCCTTGAAAGAATGGATAGAGCAGAAGAACTCTCCAAAGACAACGACAAAATGAATCTTCTTATTGCTCTAAATTATGGTGGAAGATACGATATAGTTCAAGCTGTTAATAGAATCATCAAAGAAAAGAAAAGTAAAATAGATGAGGAGAGTTTCAAGAAGTATCTCCTTACATTTCCATTTTCTGATCCAGATCTTTTGATTAGAACATCAGGGGAGAAGAGAATATCCAACTTTTTCCTGTATCAGCTTGCTTACACAGAGTTATACTTTACAGAAGTGTTGTGGCCTGATTTTGATGAGAAAGAGTTTGAGAAAGCTCTTAAGGAGTATGAAAGGAGGAAGAGAAGATTTGGCGCTATCTGAAACAAAGAAAAGAATTATAGGAGCTTTATATTTTGGTATTCCCTTCCTTGTTTTCCTCTATCTTGGAAAATACTACTTCCTTGTTTTTCTTTTACTTCTATCAACAATATCTCTGTTTGAACTCTTGGATATTTCGGGGATAAAAAATTTTCTTTATTTTCCCTCTCTTCTTATACCATTCTTCATAAGAAAGGAAGTTGCAATAAGTTTCATACTTCTTTATGTATTTATTGTATTCCTGATAGAGAGGAAAGACAAAAATGACATGGAAAAACACATCCTCTATCCCTTTATTTTCATAACCATAACATCCATTCCCCTGTCTTTCTTCTACATGATTAGAGAGGAGAAAGGATTTTTAATATCACTAATAATCCTTCTATCCATATGGATTGATGATATTTCAGCATATTTTTTGGGTAAGAAATTTGGAAAGAGAAGAATTGTCCCAAATATCTCTCCTGGTAAAAGTTATGAGGGACTTGTTGGAAGTTTCATTGTAGTATCCATCTTTCTATTTATTTCCTCTCTTCTGTTCAACCTCTTTCCTCTATACAAATCATTTGTATTTTCCTTAGTTATAGTAATCCTCTCCTTCCTCGGAGATATATTTGAATCCCTTATAAAGAGGAGATTTAATGTAAAGGATTCAGGGAAAATAATCATGGGTCATGGTGGTATAATGGATAGGATTGATAGTCTTATATTTACAATACCTGTGTTGTTTTACCTATTATGAGAAATATATTTATTGTAGGAGCAACTGGATCAATTGGAACTCAAACTATTGATGTCCTGAGGAATCTAAAGGATAAATACAAGCTTGTTGGTGTATCTGCAAGAAAAAATGTGGAGAAACTTATTAAGATCTGGGAGGAGTTTAAACCAGAATACATCTTAATTAGAGATAAAGAAAGATTGAAAATCCTTAATGGAATAAAAGGAGCAAAAATATTACCTTTTGATGAAGGAATCAAAGAGATTATCTCAGATAAAAGAATAGATACAATGTTCTTTTCCTCCGGAGGAGTAAATGATATAGAATGGATTGTTCTATCCATAAGAAATGAAAAGGAAGTATTCATATCAAGTAAGGAATCCTTTGTCGGTGGAGGAGAACTTATAGTAAAGGAATTAAAGAAGAGAAATAAGACTCTCATCCCAATTGATTCAGAACACTCCGCAATATTTCAACTCCTTGAGGGAAAGAAAAGGGAGGAAGTTGAGAGAATAATACTAACTGCATCTGGTGGAGCACTTTTTGGTAAAAGTTTTGAAGAACTAAAGAATGCAAAACCAGAAGATGCATTGAAACACCCAACATGGAAAATGGGAAAGAAGATAACTATAGACTCTGCAACTATGTTCAACAAGGGAATGGAGGTTGTGGAAACGCACCTGTTCTTTGATTTTCCATTTGAAAAAATAGATGCCATAATTCACAGAGAAAGTATAATCCACTCAATGGTTGAAATGATAGATGGAGAAATCTTTGCTCTCCTATCCTATCCAGATATGAGGTATCCAATTGAGTATGCTCTCACATATCCAGAGAGGAGGAGAAATAGGTTCCCTCGTTTCAACTTTCATAAAAATCTCTCATTTTACCCTTTCAACAAAAAGGATTATCCATGTTTTGAAATAATCGTTGAGGCTGGAAAGAAGGGAGGAACAGTCCCTCTTTCCATTGTTTTTGCAGATGAAATACTTGTAAATCTGTTTCTTGAAGAAAAAATAGGTTTTATTGACATACCAAGATTGCTTGAGAAGGTATACAACAACGTGAAAAAAAGAGAGTTATCCATTAAAATTATAGAGGACGTTAAATCTGAAGTAAGAGAAATTATAGAGAGAGAGGTGAAAAATTGTATATAGTACTTGCCATAGTGGCATTATCTTTTATGGCTATAGCTCATGAGTATGGACACTTCCTTGCAGCAAAGAGAAGTGGTATTGCTGTTGAGGAATT
The sequence above is drawn from the Caldisericia bacterium genome and encodes:
- a CDS encoding UMP kinase, which codes for MSYKRILLKISGESLLGEKKFGVDLKFLEYIGKQIKRIKERGVQVAIVVGGGNIWRGSEWEKMGMDRSTADYIGMLATVMNALALQSVLEKMGLIVRVQSAINIMEVCEPYIRRKAVRHLEKGRIVIFAAGTGNPFFTTDTAAALRAAEIGADVILKATNVDGVYSEDPHKHKEAKLLKEITFTEFLAKNLRALDPTAISLSRDSKIPVIVFNIKKPDSIYKAVFEREGTIIKGG
- the tsf gene encoding translation elongation factor Ts, coding for MKISMDLIKELREKTGAGVSHCKEALVETGGDIEKAIEYLRKKGLARAEKKMGRVAKEGIVHSYIHLGGKIGVMIELNCETDFVARTDDFKKLANELCLQIAFDAPEYISREDVPKEVIEKEKEIIREQLKEMNKPPHIIEKIIEGKLNDFYSKHCLLELPYIRDEKIKVQDLIKEYISKLGENIVVKRFVRFQIGEE
- a CDS encoding DUF1624 domain-containing protein, giving the protein MENNNQLITRKKKRKRLSSLDHFRGLALFLMILVNSLSSYSNVPNWLKHSPWNGYQFPDLVAPMFLFAMGMAYRISLNARLSRFGLKKTLFHFVKRYVILFLFGFVGILLVKRSFDWGILQMLGAVGLFSLPIMFLPPLYSIVTSLILLIFYQISIDTLGLSAYVSKFDMGSPFATLSWSFILVFAASFVGIEVFSQ
- the frr gene encoding ribosome recycling factor, which codes for MKELIRETERRMKKVEKNLLEEFSKIRLGKANPVILEEIKVEYYGQHVPLNQVASINVVNPQTVIVEPWDKNVIKDVEKAIQQANLGLNPQLEGNIIKIFFPPLSEERRQELVKLVKKLTEERRISIRNIRRDAIEEIRKAEKDKKISEDESHRYQEEIQKLTDKYNEILSKHEKAKEKDILG
- a CDS encoding 4Fe-4S binding protein; protein product: MYIIEILKGKCNKCRECLKDCPVEAIVEREDGFKINLNRCIYCGICIKECPEGAIVEREV
- a CDS encoding phosphatidate cytidylyltransferase, with translation MKGGREDLALSETKKRIIGALYFGIPFLVFLYLGKYYFLVFLLLLSTISLFELLDISGIKNFLYFPSLLIPFFIRKEVAISFILLYVFIVFLIERKDKNDMEKHILYPFIFITITSIPLSFFYMIREEKGFLISLIILLSIWIDDISAYFLGKKFGKRRIVPNISPGKSYEGLVGSFIVVSIFLFISSLLFNLFPLYKSFVFSLVIVILSFLGDIFESLIKRRFNVKDSGKIIMGHGGIMDRIDSLIFTIPVLFYLL
- a CDS encoding 1-deoxy-D-xylulose-5-phosphate reductoisomerase, whose translation is MRNIFIVGATGSIGTQTIDVLRNLKDKYKLVGVSARKNVEKLIKIWEEFKPEYILIRDKERLKILNGIKGAKILPFDEGIKEIISDKRIDTMFFSSGGVNDIEWIVLSIRNEKEVFISSKESFVGGGELIVKELKKRNKTLIPIDSEHSAIFQLLEGKKREEVERIILTASGGALFGKSFEELKNAKPEDALKHPTWKMGKKITIDSATMFNKGMEVVETHLFFDFPFEKIDAIIHRESIIHSMVEMIDGEIFALLSYPDMRYPIEYALTYPERRRNRFPRFNFHKNLSFYPFNKKDYPCFEIIVEAGKKGGTVPLSIVFADEILVNLFLEEKIGFIDIPRLLEKVYNNVKKRELSIKIIEDVKSEVREIIEREVKNCI
- the uppS gene encoding di-trans,poly-cis-decaprenylcistransferase gives rise to the protein MDGNGRWATKRGLPRVFGHREGVKAVKRTVKFSHEIGIKTLSLFSFSTENWKRPKDEVMFLMNLFKETIDREFDELIEKGVRIKFLSKREGIPDFVLERMDRAEELSKDNDKMNLLIALNYGGRYDIVQAVNRIIKEKKSKIDEESFKKYLLTFPFSDPDLLIRTSGEKRISNFFLYQLAYTELYFTEVLWPDFDEKEFEKALKEYERRKRRFGAI
- the rpsB gene encoding 30S ribosomal protein S2, giving the protein MQVTMKQLLEVGAHFGHQTKRWNPKMKKYIFMERNGIHIFDLRYTLEAIERACEYVSNIVREGEIIIFVGTKKQAQDIVKEEAERCGMYYVNQRWVGGLLTNFSEIRKRIDRLEELIRMDERGDIDKLPLKEAKKLRREKRKLLRFFGGLRGIPKIPRAIFVTDTKKDRNAILEARKKGVTVIAMVDTNCDPDDADIPIPSNDDAIRAIRLITGAIADAVIEGREGKIIEEEKKPEEKVEEMFLTSEEEIKEFMEEGKEEGEASEEDNKEEIKEEKNED